The following are from one region of the Capsicum annuum cultivar UCD-10X-F1 unplaced genomic scaffold, UCD10Xv1.1 ctg67811, whole genome shotgun sequence genome:
- the LOC124885426 gene encoding cytokinin dehydrogenase 3-like, with amino-acid sequence MSKFFLSYSYKLIIFFILSHLMSILGKLKPWNPSIPYEILSLNISSKLSTNSDDIISSSKDFGKIIQNIFPAAVLYPSNVNDIIDLIKFSYDLSVPFHVAAKGHGHSIRGQAMAQNGVIVEMKSLNNNNNNNNNNNNRNYGIRVSWDSELGFYADVGGEQLWI; translated from the coding sequence atgtcTAAGTTTTTTCTATCCTATAGTTATAAgctcattattttctttattttgagtcatttaatgtccattttaggaaaattaaagCCATGgaatccttcaattccttatgaaattctttctcttaaTATTTCATCTAAACTTAGTACAAATTCTGATGATATTATATCATCTTCcaaagattttggaaaaattattcaaaatatttttccagcTGCTGTTCTTTATCCTTCTAATGTTAATGACATAATTGACCTCATTAAATTTTCTTATGACCTTTCTGTCCCTTTTCATGTAGCAGCTAAAGGTCATGGACATTCCATTAGAGGTCAAGCCATGGCACAAAATGGGGTTATTGTGGAAATGAaatctttaaataataataataataataataataataataataataggaattatgGAATTAGGGTTTCTTGGGATTCGGAATTAGGGTTTTACGCGGATGTTGGAGGTGAACAGTTATGGATT